In Burkholderia sp. HI2500, the following are encoded in one genomic region:
- a CDS encoding class IV adenylate cyclase has protein sequence MARNIEIKARAREFDQLREQAARLATEAPLFYRQQDFFYDVPRGRLKLRRFEDGTPAELIFYQRDDRDGPKASYYTRSPVTNPDAMHALLATALTTRGIVTKERHVYLAGRTRIHLDRVDGLGDFIELEVVLGPDDDEAGGEAEAHDVFAKLGVSQDDLVAVAYVDLLNADTPHEAA, from the coding sequence ATGGCCCGCAACATCGAGATCAAAGCCCGCGCCCGCGAATTCGACCAGCTGCGCGAACAGGCGGCCAGGCTCGCGACCGAAGCGCCGCTGTTCTATCGCCAGCAGGATTTCTTCTATGACGTGCCGCGCGGCCGGCTCAAGCTGCGCCGCTTCGAGGACGGCACGCCGGCCGAACTGATCTTCTACCAGCGCGACGACCGCGACGGCCCGAAGGCGTCGTACTACACGCGCAGCCCGGTGACGAACCCCGACGCGATGCACGCGCTGCTCGCCACCGCGCTGACCACGCGCGGGATCGTGACGAAGGAACGGCACGTGTACCTCGCGGGCCGCACGCGCATCCACCTCGACCGCGTCGACGGCCTCGGCGATTTCATCGAGCTGGAAGTCGTGCTCGGCCCCGATGACGACGAAGCCGGCGGCGAAGCCGAAGCGCACGACGTGTTCGCGAAGCTCGGCGTGTCGCAGGACGACCTCGTCGCCGTCGCGTACGTCGACCTGCTGAACGCCGACACGCCGCACGAAGCGGCCTGA
- a CDS encoding MarR family winged helix-turn-helix transcriptional regulator, whose protein sequence is MSEGVYGNQASGRVTHSLLRLSTAMRSQAWDWAEGAGLTPTQGEILVLLLQRKGPMRLGEIARETQLTAATTSDAVSTLETKGLVEKRRALDDGRALAVRLSARGRTAAKKALQWPEFLTKAVGKLGADEQGALYRALLKTLRELQVAGATPPQRMCLTCAHFQPGKLSKKTVHHCAALDISMSDSDLRLDCSVQEEADAATQKKTWKIFAG, encoded by the coding sequence ATGAGCGAAGGCGTTTACGGGAATCAGGCTTCGGGACGTGTGACCCACAGCCTGCTGCGGTTGAGTACGGCCATGCGAAGCCAGGCATGGGATTGGGCGGAAGGCGCAGGCCTCACGCCGACGCAGGGCGAGATTCTCGTGCTGCTGCTGCAGCGCAAGGGCCCGATGCGGCTCGGCGAGATCGCGCGCGAGACGCAGCTGACCGCGGCGACCACGAGCGATGCGGTGAGCACGCTCGAAACGAAGGGTCTCGTCGAGAAGCGCCGTGCGCTGGACGACGGCCGCGCACTGGCCGTGCGCCTGTCGGCCCGTGGCCGGACGGCCGCGAAGAAGGCGCTGCAATGGCCTGAATTCCTGACGAAAGCGGTCGGCAAGCTCGGCGCGGACGAGCAGGGCGCACTGTATCGCGCGCTGCTGAAGACGCTGCGCGAACTGCAGGTGGCCGGTGCGACGCCGCCGCAGCGCATGTGCCTGACGTGCGCTCACTTCCAGCCGGGCAAGCTGTCGAAGAAGACCGTGCATCACTGCGCGGCGCTCGACATCTCGATGTCCGACAGCGATCTGCGTCTCGACTGCTCGGTGCAGGAAGAGGCCGACGCGGCGACGCAGAAGAAGACCTGGAAGATTTTCGCCGGCTGA
- a CDS encoding glutamine amidotransferase → MNAEVVAIRHVHFEDLGSFEQVLGERGRRVRYVDVGSSRVEVLDVLEPSLLVVLGGPISVYDDAQYPTIAPLAALVRKRIDAGLPILGICLGSQFIARALGARVYPAAQHELGWTPLTLTDAGRASPLRHLDGAATSMLHWHGDTFDLPGGAIHLASTAACRHQAFAWGQHVLALQCHPEIRTDRFEPWLIANAGEIAATPGIDACQLRADTAQHGPALEAAARRMFAEWLDSVGL, encoded by the coding sequence ATGAACGCTGAAGTCGTGGCGATCCGCCACGTGCATTTCGAGGACCTCGGGAGCTTCGAGCAGGTGCTCGGCGAACGGGGCCGGCGGGTGCGCTACGTCGACGTCGGGTCGTCGCGGGTCGAGGTGCTCGACGTGCTCGAGCCGTCGCTGCTCGTCGTGCTCGGCGGGCCGATCAGCGTGTACGACGATGCGCAATATCCGACGATCGCGCCGCTCGCGGCGCTCGTGCGCAAGCGCATCGACGCCGGGTTGCCGATCCTCGGGATCTGTCTCGGTTCGCAGTTCATCGCCCGGGCGCTCGGCGCGCGCGTCTATCCGGCTGCCCAGCACGAACTCGGCTGGACGCCGCTGACGCTCACCGATGCCGGCCGCGCATCGCCGCTGCGCCATCTCGATGGTGCGGCGACGTCGATGCTGCACTGGCATGGCGACACGTTCGACCTGCCGGGCGGGGCGATTCATCTCGCCTCGACCGCGGCCTGCCGTCACCAGGCATTCGCATGGGGCCAGCACGTGCTGGCGCTGCAATGCCATCCGGAAATCCGCACCGACCGTTTCGAACCGTGGCTGATCGCGAACGCCGGCGAAATCGCGGCGACGCCCGGCATCGACGCGTGCCAGTTGCGCGCCGATACCGCGCAGCACGGCCCCGCGCTCGAGGCGGCCGCGCGACGCATGTTCGCGGAGTGGCTCGACAGCGTCGGACTCTGA
- a CDS encoding DUF3717 domain-containing protein: protein MSDISINDLEAAINFWRARSPSSGDELKLCEEASALSKPYALLIVQRESALQLEGLDPKARNAYETYVRLKDGLES, encoded by the coding sequence ATGTCCGATATTTCGATCAACGACCTAGAAGCCGCGATCAATTTCTGGCGCGCCCGCTCGCCGTCGAGCGGCGACGAACTCAAACTCTGCGAAGAGGCCAGCGCGCTCTCCAAGCCGTATGCGCTGCTGATTGTACAGCGCGAAAGCGCGCTACAACTGGAAGGATTGGACCCCAAGGCACGGAATGCGTACGAGACTTACGTGCGCCTTAAGGATGGCTTGGAAAGCTGA
- a CDS encoding sensor histidine kinase: MSPDPAVTTSLRRSLLRRLAAPLSMLALMSGLIAYWLAWQYTQHVIDRSLADLATAISKQIQIAGPDAPFTVPPLAQAMFSDPAEALIYRISDGEQELAGDPKLPLQGINVRRMHHAYVFEAEYDNRAVRVAQVRVDDVEGGKPMVVEVAQPVRHRYRIAAEFLVAIMMPLLLLLLAGWGIVWRVVNQQLGPLTHLADSLNRQTHTSLEPVDETEVPLEIRPLTSAMNALLGRLKTALDAQRKFIADAAHQLRTPLTAVKLHAEQAAVARDPHQTFAAVRELRAAADRAVRLSNQLLSLARAEPGEQAARFVDVDLAAMAFETGAEWVPRALASHVDLGFQRTDDPGDDEKLVVRGNPVLLREVIANLLDNALKYVPLARPDGARITVNVARGALEDGQPAAEIVVEDNGPGVPANQQADLFKRFFRGDAQSGNGVETGAGLGLAIVHDIIAMHGGTVSYEDASEGGSRFVVRVPLVAHTEKPASETPAAASTH; the protein is encoded by the coding sequence ATGTCTCCTGATCCGGCTGTGACCACCAGCCTGCGCCGCTCGCTGCTTCGGCGCCTCGCCGCCCCGCTGTCGATGCTCGCGCTGATGAGCGGCCTGATCGCCTACTGGCTCGCGTGGCAATACACGCAGCACGTGATCGACCGCTCGCTCGCCGATCTCGCGACCGCCATCTCCAAACAGATCCAGATCGCCGGCCCCGACGCGCCGTTCACGGTGCCGCCGCTCGCGCAGGCGATGTTCTCCGATCCCGCCGAAGCACTGATCTACCGGATCAGCGACGGCGAACAGGAACTCGCCGGCGATCCGAAGCTGCCGCTGCAGGGGATCAACGTGCGCCGCATGCATCACGCGTACGTGTTCGAGGCCGAATACGACAACCGCGCGGTGCGGGTGGCGCAGGTGCGCGTCGACGACGTCGAAGGCGGCAAGCCGATGGTCGTCGAGGTCGCGCAGCCGGTGCGGCACCGCTACCGGATCGCGGCCGAATTCCTCGTCGCGATCATGATGCCGCTGCTGCTGCTGCTGCTCGCGGGCTGGGGCATCGTGTGGCGCGTCGTCAACCAGCAGCTCGGCCCGCTCACGCACCTGGCCGATTCGCTGAACCGGCAGACCCACACGTCGCTGGAACCGGTCGACGAAACCGAGGTGCCGCTGGAAATCCGGCCGCTGACGAGTGCGATGAACGCGCTGCTCGGCCGCCTGAAGACCGCGCTCGACGCGCAGCGCAAGTTCATCGCCGATGCCGCGCACCAGTTGCGCACGCCGCTCACGGCCGTGAAGCTGCACGCGGAGCAGGCAGCCGTCGCGCGCGACCCGCACCAGACCTTCGCCGCGGTGCGCGAACTGCGCGCGGCTGCCGACCGCGCGGTGCGGCTGTCCAACCAGTTGCTGTCACTCGCCCGGGCGGAGCCAGGCGAACAGGCCGCGCGATTCGTCGACGTCGACCTCGCGGCGATGGCGTTCGAGACGGGTGCCGAGTGGGTGCCGCGCGCGCTTGCATCGCACGTCGACCTCGGCTTCCAGCGCACCGACGATCCGGGTGACGACGAGAAGCTGGTCGTGCGCGGCAACCCCGTGCTGTTGCGCGAGGTGATCGCAAACCTGCTCGACAATGCGCTGAAGTACGTCCCGCTCGCGCGGCCGGACGGCGCACGGATCACGGTGAACGTTGCGCGCGGCGCACTCGAGGACGGCCAGCCGGCCGCCGAGATCGTCGTCGAGGACAACGGCCCCGGCGTGCCCGCCAATCAGCAGGCCGACCTGTTCAAGCGCTTCTTCCGCGGCGACGCGCAAAGCGGCAACGGTGTCGAGACGGGCGCCGGGCTCGGCCTCGCGATCGTGCACGACATCATCGCGATGCACGGCGGCACCGTCTCGTACGAGGATGCATCGGAAGGCGGCTCGCGCTTCGTGGTGAGGGTGCCGCTGGTTGCGCACACCGAGAAGCCGGCCAGCGAAACACCGGCCGCCGCGTCGACGCACTGA
- a CDS encoding cation:proton antiporter produces MKSAFSFLPNWPLTPDAVFWAGLALFAAGLCGELCYRAWRLPRITGYAVIGLIAGSFGFGVIDASTDETSRLLIDVALGLLLFELGSRLDLRWIRRNPWLVASSLAEATLTFVLVLFVMLALGVSGMVALVLSAIAIATSPSMVIQLKTELRAEGQVSQRLITLTALNSVYAIVLTKLVTSWLHQEAYGNVFATILQPLYLLAGSFIVAYVVARSCNYLFRHMTATMRDEHSFVALFGLVMLAIAVAQALKLSTLLTLLLAGIIVKNLEARPQLWPEHFGTAGWLLTVTLFVLTLTSFTWGDIALGGLLAIVLIVTRLVAKLAGVVAFAKPSGIGMKQGVALGIALTPMSALSYLLVDDTYQLYPNFDPHLRAIVMCTIVILQLVSPFIVYRCLSAVGERSDGN; encoded by the coding sequence ATGAAGTCGGCGTTCTCATTCCTGCCCAACTGGCCGCTTACGCCGGATGCCGTGTTCTGGGCCGGGCTCGCGTTGTTCGCGGCCGGCCTGTGTGGCGAGCTTTGCTATCGCGCATGGCGTCTGCCTCGCATCACCGGCTATGCGGTGATCGGTCTCATTGCCGGGTCGTTCGGCTTCGGCGTGATCGATGCAAGCACCGACGAAACTTCGCGGTTGCTGATCGACGTCGCGCTCGGCCTCTTGCTGTTCGAGCTCGGCAGCCGTCTCGACCTGCGCTGGATCCGGCGCAATCCGTGGCTCGTCGCGTCGAGCCTCGCCGAAGCCACGCTGACGTTCGTGCTGGTGCTGTTCGTGATGCTTGCGCTCGGTGTGTCGGGGATGGTCGCGTTGGTGCTGTCGGCGATCGCGATCGCGACGTCGCCGTCGATGGTGATCCAGCTGAAGACCGAACTGCGCGCGGAAGGGCAGGTGTCGCAACGCCTCATCACGCTCACCGCGCTCAACAGCGTCTATGCGATCGTGCTGACCAAGCTCGTGACGAGCTGGCTCCACCAGGAAGCGTACGGCAACGTGTTCGCGACGATCCTGCAGCCGCTCTACCTGCTCGCGGGTTCGTTCATCGTCGCGTATGTCGTCGCGCGTTCGTGCAACTACCTGTTCCGCCACATGACCGCGACGATGCGCGACGAGCATTCGTTCGTCGCGTTGTTCGGGCTCGTGATGCTCGCGATCGCCGTCGCCCAGGCGCTGAAGCTGTCGACGCTGCTCACGCTGCTGCTCGCCGGCATCATCGTGAAGAACCTCGAGGCGCGCCCGCAACTGTGGCCCGAGCACTTCGGCACGGCCGGCTGGCTGCTGACGGTGACGCTGTTCGTGCTCACGCTCACGTCGTTCACGTGGGGCGACATCGCGCTCGGCGGGCTGCTCGCGATCGTGCTGATCGTCACGCGGCTCGTTGCGAAGCTGGCCGGCGTCGTCGCGTTCGCGAAGCCGAGCGGCATCGGCATGAAGCAGGGCGTCGCGCTCGGCATCGCGCTCACGCCGATGTCCGCGCTGTCGTACCTGCTCGTCGATGACACCTACCAGCTCTATCCGAATTTCGACCCGCACCTGCGCGCGATCGTGATGTGCACGATCGTGATCCTGCAGCTCGTCAGCCCGTTCATCGTGTACCGCTGCCTGTCGGCGGTCGGTGAACGCAGCGACGGCAACTGA
- a CDS encoding Lrp/AsnC family transcriptional regulator: MLELDHFDLALLDVLQRFGRATHQQLGEEVPLSPSQIGRRLQRLEAAGVIEGYRVMLRPEKLGLGVTAFTSLKLKHHGDSIIEQFQQQIDVLPEVLECHAVVGDADYLLRIVAPDLNALSQFVMKKLMRVPGVDSVRSNIVLTTFKRNGALPLAHLAPGAA; this comes from the coding sequence ATGCTGGAACTCGATCACTTCGATCTCGCGCTGCTGGACGTGCTGCAGCGCTTCGGCCGCGCGACGCATCAGCAGCTCGGCGAGGAGGTGCCGCTGTCGCCGTCGCAGATCGGCCGGCGGCTGCAGCGGCTCGAGGCGGCCGGCGTGATCGAAGGCTACCGCGTGATGTTGCGCCCCGAAAAACTCGGGCTCGGCGTCACCGCGTTCACGAGCCTCAAGCTCAAGCACCACGGCGACTCGATCATCGAGCAGTTCCAGCAGCAGATCGACGTGCTGCCCGAAGTGCTCGAATGCCATGCGGTGGTGGGCGATGCCGACTACCTGCTGCGGATCGTCGCGCCCGACCTGAACGCGCTGTCGCAGTTCGTGATGAAGAAGCTGATGCGCGTGCCGGGTGTCGACAGCGTGCGCTCGAACATCGTGCTGACGACCTTCAAGCGCAACGGCGCGCTACCGCTCGCGCACCTGGCGCCCGGCGCCGCCTGA
- a CDS encoding 4a-hydroxytetrahydrobiopterin dehydratase, with amino-acid sequence MIHKLTSEERKTRLEGLPLWTAVPGRDAIQRSLRFADFNEAFGFMTRVAIKAQEMNHHPEWFNVYNRVDITLSTHDADGLTDRDIELALFIDRAGAHAQPAA; translated from the coding sequence ATGATCCACAAGCTCACATCAGAAGAACGCAAGACCCGGCTCGAAGGCCTGCCGCTCTGGACGGCCGTACCGGGCCGCGATGCGATCCAGCGCAGCCTGCGCTTCGCCGATTTCAACGAAGCATTCGGCTTCATGACGCGCGTCGCGATCAAGGCGCAGGAAATGAACCACCATCCGGAATGGTTCAACGTGTACAACCGCGTCGACATCACGCTGTCGACCCACGATGCCGACGGCCTGACCGATCGCGACATCGAACTGGCGCTGTTCATCGACCGTGCCGGCGCGCACGCGCAACCGGCCGCCTGA
- a CDS encoding NADH:flavin oxidoreductase/NADH oxidase, whose translation MTALFSPFTLRGVTFPNRIVISPMCQYSAERGEATDWHMIHLGHLALSGAGLLCIEATAVEPDGRITHGDLGLWDDATEAALKPVLAAIRKHSPIRIAMQLSHAGRKASSNVPWQGGQLVSVADGGWLPHAPSAVPHKDGETPPLALDAAGLNRIREAFAASAKRAARLGIDAIEVHAAHGYLLHQFLSPLANQRTDEYGGSLENRMRFPLEIFEIVRAAFPEDRPVGVRVSATDWVEGGWELDDTIAFAHELKRRGCDWIDVSSGGVSPLQKIPLSPGYQVPFAQAVKRAVGMPTIAVGLINEPAHANRLIEAGDADFVAMARAMLYDPRWPWHAAAELGAQVTAPPQYWRSQPREHKALFGDIAFGQR comes from the coding sequence ATGACTGCGCTGTTTTCCCCGTTCACGCTGCGTGGCGTGACCTTTCCGAACCGGATCGTGATCTCCCCGATGTGCCAGTATTCAGCCGAACGCGGCGAGGCGACCGACTGGCACATGATTCACCTCGGCCATCTCGCGCTGTCGGGCGCGGGGCTGCTCTGCATCGAGGCGACCGCGGTGGAACCCGACGGGCGCATCACGCATGGCGACCTCGGCCTCTGGGACGACGCGACCGAAGCCGCGCTGAAGCCGGTGCTGGCCGCGATCCGCAAGCATTCGCCGATCCGCATCGCGATGCAGTTGTCGCATGCGGGGCGCAAGGCGTCGAGCAACGTGCCGTGGCAGGGCGGTCAGCTCGTGTCCGTCGCCGACGGCGGCTGGTTGCCGCACGCGCCGTCGGCCGTGCCGCACAAGGATGGCGAGACGCCGCCGCTCGCACTGGATGCTGCGGGCCTGAACCGGATCCGCGAAGCGTTCGCGGCGTCGGCGAAGCGGGCTGCACGGCTCGGCATCGACGCGATCGAGGTGCACGCGGCCCACGGCTACCTGCTGCACCAGTTCCTGTCGCCACTCGCGAACCAGCGCACCGACGAATACGGCGGCTCGCTCGAAAACCGCATGCGCTTTCCGCTCGAGATCTTCGAGATCGTGCGCGCGGCGTTTCCAGAGGATCGGCCGGTCGGTGTGCGCGTGTCCGCGACCGACTGGGTCGAAGGCGGCTGGGAGCTCGACGATACGATCGCGTTCGCGCACGAGCTGAAGCGCCGCGGCTGCGACTGGATCGACGTGTCGTCCGGCGGCGTGTCGCCGCTGCAGAAGATTCCGCTGTCGCCCGGCTACCAGGTGCCGTTCGCGCAGGCGGTGAAGCGCGCGGTCGGCATGCCGACGATCGCCGTCGGCCTGATCAACGAGCCCGCGCATGCGAACCGGCTCATCGAGGCAGGCGATGCCGATTTCGTCGCGATGGCGCGTGCGATGCTGTACGACCCGCGCTGGCCGTGGCATGCGGCGGCCGAGCTCGGCGCGCAGGTGACGGCGCCGCCGCAATACTGGCGCTCGCAGCCGCGCGAGCACAAGGCGTTGTTCGGCGACATCGCATTCGGTCAGCGTTGA
- a CDS encoding SET domain-containing protein codes for MSSRRIAVRRSGVHGKGVFAVAPIKAGERVVEYKGERISWKEALRRHPHDPSEPNHTFYFALDEGGVIDGKIDGNSARWINHSCAPNCEAEEVKGRVYIHALRDIGPEEELFYDYGLVIDAKLTKTLKREYACHCGAASCRGTLLATSDEGGKKKKKKDKKDGKSESRSKDKKSKK; via the coding sequence ATGAGTTCACGCAGGATCGCGGTGCGCCGCTCGGGAGTACACGGCAAGGGCGTGTTCGCCGTGGCGCCGATCAAGGCCGGCGAGCGCGTAGTGGAATACAAGGGCGAACGAATTTCGTGGAAGGAGGCGCTGCGCCGCCACCCGCACGACCCGAGCGAACCGAACCATACGTTCTACTTCGCACTGGACGAGGGCGGGGTGATCGACGGCAAGATCGACGGCAACAGCGCGCGCTGGATCAATCACTCGTGCGCGCCGAACTGCGAAGCCGAGGAAGTCAAAGGCCGCGTGTACATCCACGCGCTGCGCGACATCGGGCCGGAAGAGGAACTGTTCTACGACTACGGCCTCGTGATCGACGCGAAGCTGACGAAGACGCTCAAGCGCGAGTACGCGTGCCATTGCGGCGCGGCGTCGTGCCGCGGCACGCTGCTCGCGACGTCCGACGAGGGCGGCAAGAAGAAAAAGAAGAAGGACAAGAAGGACGGCAAGTCCGAGTCCCGGTCGAAGGACAAGAAAAGCAAGAAGTGA
- a CDS encoding YbdK family carboxylate-amine ligase → MALETFVNSEPFTFGVELEIQVVNTHNYDLTKAASDLMRLIQGETFPGNITPEITESMIELSTGICHSHEQAVSELHAIRDVLVKAADQLNVGLAGGGTHAFQQWSDRQIYDAPRFQYISELYGYLAKQFTVFGQHVHIGCPDPDSALFLLHSMSRFIPHFIALSASSPFVQNVDTGFHSARLNSVFAFPLSGRAPFVLTWDSFEEYFTKMVNTGVVNSMKDFYWDIRPKPGYGTIEVRVMDTPLSVDRAAAIACYIQTLARYLLTDRPLKLSEDDYLVYTFNRFEACRFGLEGTCVNPQTGERRTIAEDILDTLDRIAPHAAALGSRAALDEIGALAKARVNDASWLRTVFKQEKSLNETVRQQCLRWRE, encoded by the coding sequence ATGGCACTCGAAACCTTCGTCAATTCCGAGCCGTTTACGTTCGGCGTCGAACTGGAGATCCAGGTCGTCAACACGCACAACTACGACCTGACCAAAGCGGCCTCCGACCTGATGCGCCTGATCCAGGGCGAGACCTTCCCGGGCAACATCACGCCGGAAATCACCGAGAGCATGATCGAGCTGTCGACCGGCATCTGCCATTCGCACGAGCAGGCGGTGAGCGAGCTGCATGCGATCCGCGACGTGCTGGTGAAGGCGGCCGACCAGCTCAACGTCGGGCTGGCCGGCGGCGGCACGCATGCGTTCCAGCAATGGAGCGACCGGCAGATCTACGATGCGCCGCGCTTCCAGTACATCTCCGAGCTGTACGGCTATCTCGCCAAGCAGTTCACCGTGTTCGGCCAGCACGTGCACATCGGCTGCCCCGATCCCGACAGCGCGTTGTTCCTGCTGCACTCGATGTCGCGCTTCATTCCGCACTTCATCGCGCTGTCCGCGTCGTCGCCGTTCGTGCAGAACGTCGACACCGGCTTCCATTCGGCACGCCTGAATTCGGTGTTCGCGTTCCCGCTGTCGGGACGCGCGCCGTTCGTGCTGACCTGGGACAGCTTCGAGGAGTACTTCACGAAGATGGTGAACACCGGCGTCGTCAACTCGATGAAGGACTTCTACTGGGACATCCGGCCGAAGCCCGGCTACGGGACGATCGAGGTGCGCGTGATGGACACGCCGCTGTCGGTCGACCGCGCGGCGGCGATCGCCTGCTACATCCAGACGCTCGCGCGCTACCTGCTGACCGACCGGCCGCTGAAGCTGTCCGAGGACGACTACCTCGTGTACACGTTCAACCGTTTCGAGGCGTGCCGCTTCGGGCTCGAGGGCACCTGCGTGAATCCTCAGACGGGTGAGCGCCGCACGATCGCCGAAGACATCCTCGACACGCTCGACCGGATCGCGCCGCATGCGGCCGCGCTCGGTTCGCGCGCGGCGCTCGACGAGATCGGCGCGCTCGCGAAGGCGCGCGTGAACGACGCATCGTGGTTGAGAACCGTTTTCAAACAGGAAAAATCGCTCAATGAGACGGTCCGCCAGCAGTGCTTACGTTGGCGCGAGTGA
- the phhA gene encoding phenylalanine 4-monooxygenase: MSTVVTAKLQEQFDAGLETRADFTIDQPLARYGQVDHAVWKQLYARQSALLRGRACDAFVVGLGKIDLPADRVPSFADVNRQLKPATGWQIVAVPGLVPDRVFFEHLANRRFPVTWWMRRPDQLDYLQEPDCFHDLFGHVPLLIDPVFADYMQAYGRTALAVADDEAALARLARLYWYTVEFGLIRDARGTNGLSIYGAGIVSSKGESLYSLESAAPNRLGFDLERVMRTKYRIDTFQKTYFVIDDFAQLFALADVDGRALADRLAALPEFAAGAVLETDRVLHRGTGDGWPDDADA; the protein is encoded by the coding sequence ATGTCGACCGTCGTCACCGCGAAACTGCAGGAGCAGTTCGATGCGGGCCTCGAAACCCGCGCCGATTTCACCATCGACCAGCCGCTCGCGCGTTACGGCCAGGTCGACCACGCGGTGTGGAAGCAGCTCTATGCACGCCAGTCGGCGCTGCTGCGCGGGCGCGCCTGCGACGCATTCGTCGTGGGGCTCGGGAAAATCGACCTGCCGGCCGATCGCGTGCCGTCGTTCGCCGACGTGAACCGACAGTTGAAGCCGGCAACGGGCTGGCAGATCGTCGCGGTGCCGGGCCTCGTGCCCGACCGCGTGTTCTTCGAGCATCTCGCGAACCGGCGCTTCCCCGTCACCTGGTGGATGCGCCGTCCCGACCAGCTCGACTACCTGCAGGAACCCGACTGCTTTCACGACCTGTTCGGCCACGTGCCGCTGCTGATCGACCCGGTGTTCGCCGACTACATGCAGGCGTACGGCCGCACCGCGCTCGCGGTCGCCGACGATGAAGCGGCGCTGGCGCGCCTCGCGCGGCTCTACTGGTATACGGTGGAATTCGGGCTGATCCGCGATGCGCGCGGCACGAACGGGCTGTCGATCTATGGCGCCGGGATCGTGTCGAGCAAGGGCGAAAGCCTGTACAGCCTCGAAAGCGCGGCGCCGAACCGGCTCGGCTTCGACCTCGAGCGCGTGATGCGCACGAAGTACCGGATCGACACGTTCCAGAAGACCTACTTCGTGATCGACGATTTCGCGCAGCTGTTCGCGCTCGCCGACGTCGACGGCCGTGCGCTGGCTGACCGGCTGGCGGCACTGCCCGAGTTCGCGGCCGGCGCGGTGCTCGAGACCGATCGCGTGCTGCATCGCGGCACGGGCGACGGCTGGCCCGACGACGCGGACGCGTGA
- a CDS encoding response regulator, whose protein sequence is MRLLLIEDDRPIARGIQSSLEQAGFTVDMVHDGIFAEQALAQNRHELVILDLGLPGIDGMTLLTRFRQTNRHTPVIVLTARDELNDRIQGLNSGADDYMLKPFEPAELEARIRAVMRRSGPHSDMPRPEVSLGGVRLSGVDRRIFNDDKPLELSPREFAVLEMLLLRHGRVVSKAQLQDHLTHFGGDLGDTAIEVYVHRVRKKLEQCRVEIVTVRGFGYLLQEIRQTASV, encoded by the coding sequence ATGCGACTCCTTCTGATCGAAGACGACCGCCCCATCGCACGCGGTATCCAGAGCAGCCTCGAGCAGGCTGGCTTCACCGTCGACATGGTGCATGACGGCATCTTTGCCGAACAGGCGCTGGCACAGAACCGCCACGAACTCGTGATCCTCGACCTCGGCCTGCCGGGCATCGACGGGATGACGCTGCTCACGCGCTTCCGCCAGACCAACCGCCACACGCCCGTCATCGTGCTGACCGCACGCGACGAGCTGAACGACCGGATCCAGGGCCTGAACTCCGGCGCCGACGACTACATGCTCAAGCCGTTCGAGCCGGCCGAGCTCGAAGCGCGCATCCGCGCGGTGATGCGCCGCAGCGGCCCGCACAGCGACATGCCGCGTCCGGAAGTGTCGCTGGGTGGCGTCCGCCTGTCGGGCGTCGACCGTCGCATCTTCAACGACGACAAGCCGCTCGAACTGTCGCCGCGTGAATTCGCGGTGCTCGAGATGCTGCTGCTGCGTCACGGCCGCGTCGTCAGCAAGGCCCAGCTGCAGGATCACCTCACGCACTTCGGCGGCGATCTCGGCGACACCGCGATCGAAGTCTACGTCCACCGCGTGCGCAAGAAACTCGAGCAGTGCCGTGTCGAAATCGTCACGGTGCGCGGCTTCGGCTACCTGCTGCAGGAAATCCGCCAGACGGCGAGCGTCTGA